One Candidatus Devosia phytovorans genomic window carries:
- a CDS encoding DUF2163 domain-containing protein, producing MRTLEIGFAAHVAQSETTLATCWTLVRRDGVVLGFTDHDRVLSFGGTDYTPVSGLDGSEVPGKLGMGVETSEVLGVISAEAITEEDILLGRYDGAMVETWRVNWADVSQRVQLRVDVIGEIVREDGLFRAELRSGQQGLNVTHGRIYQGLCDATVGDARCGLALDGPERQGFATVMAVEDSHRVVVSGIGHFAENAFGFGSALWTDGKRAGLRDGVLQHQRVAGGDALGFGVKVGDWVMPGDMLVVTVGCDRRFETCRTRFANAVNFRGFPHIPGSDYVLRHPRQGDALDGRAVVK from the coding sequence ATGAGGACGCTGGAGATCGGCTTTGCCGCACATGTCGCGCAGAGTGAGACGACGCTGGCGACCTGCTGGACGCTGGTGCGGCGCGATGGGGTGGTGCTGGGGTTTACCGACCACGATCGGGTGCTGAGCTTTGGTGGGACGGATTACACACCGGTGAGCGGGCTCGATGGCAGCGAAGTGCCGGGCAAGCTTGGCATGGGCGTCGAGACTTCGGAAGTGCTGGGCGTGATCAGTGCCGAAGCGATCACGGAAGAGGATATCCTGCTCGGGCGTTATGACGGGGCCATGGTGGAAACCTGGCGGGTCAACTGGGCCGATGTCAGCCAGCGGGTACAGTTGCGGGTGGATGTGATCGGCGAGATTGTCCGTGAGGACGGCTTGTTTCGCGCCGAGCTGCGCTCGGGCCAACAGGGACTCAATGTCACGCATGGGCGGATCTATCAGGGGCTGTGCGACGCGACCGTTGGCGATGCGCGCTGTGGATTGGCGCTGGACGGGCCGGAGCGGCAGGGCTTTGCCACTGTCATGGCGGTGGAGGATAGCCACAGGGTGGTGGTGAGCGGGATCGGCCATTTTGCCGAGAATGCGTTCGGTTTCGGTTCCGCATTGTGGACGGACGGGAAACGCGCGGGGCTGCGCGACGGTGTGCTCCAGCACCAGCGGGTGGCTGGAGGCGATGCGCTGGGTTTTGGGGTGAAGGTCGGGGACTGGGTCATGCCGGGCGATATGCTGGTGGTGACGGTGGGCTGCGACCGGCGCTTTGAGACCTGCCGGACCCGCTTTGCCAATGCGGTCAATTTCCGCGGTTTTCCGCATATTCCGGGCAGCGACTATGTGCTGCGCCATCCGCGCCAGGGCGATGCGCTGGATGGGCGGGCGGTGGTCAAGTGA
- a CDS encoding DUF2460 domain-containing protein, giving the protein MAFHAIRFPLDVALGARGGPERRTDVVTLASGREQRNGRWAHSRRRYNAGYGVKSRADMAAVLAFFEERRGRLHGFLWRDGLDFSSGGAVPTALDQRIGTGDGVRAEFQLSKRYGASFDPYLRPITRPISGSVRVAVAGLDLLSGWTIDLATGVVGFATPPADGVSVTAGFLFDVPVRFDMDRLDVELSSFDGAEVPSIPLVEILP; this is encoded by the coding sequence ATGGCCTTTCATGCAATCCGCTTTCCGCTCGACGTCGCCCTGGGCGCGCGGGGTGGGCCGGAGCGGCGGACCGATGTGGTGACGCTGGCCAGCGGGCGCGAGCAGCGCAATGGGCGCTGGGCGCATTCACGGCGGCGCTACAATGCCGGCTATGGGGTGAAATCGCGCGCCGACATGGCGGCGGTGCTGGCTTTTTTCGAGGAAAGGCGCGGCAGATTGCATGGGTTTTTGTGGCGCGATGGGCTGGATTTTTCCAGCGGTGGCGCGGTGCCGACGGCGCTGGACCAGAGGATCGGCACGGGCGACGGCGTGCGCGCGGAGTTTCAGCTGAGCAAGCGTTATGGCGCTAGTTTTGATCCCTATCTGCGGCCGATCACGCGGCCGATTTCGGGTTCGGTGCGCGTGGCGGTGGCGGGGCTGGACTTGCTGAGTGGCTGGACGATCGATCTCGCGACGGGTGTCGTGGGCTTTGCCACGCCGCCCGCCGATGGTGTTTCGGTAACCGCGGGCTTTCTCTTCGATGTGCCGGTGCGCTTCGACATGGACCGGCTGGACGTGGAACTGAGCAGCTTCGACGGGGCCGAGGTGCCAAGCATTCCGCTGGTGGAGATCTTGCCATGA
- a CDS encoding phage tail tape measure protein, translated as MADELFPDGFERELGDVSLELERIEDLAAGVARSVSTGFRGALLDGKSLKAMLGDIAQGFADIALKAAFKPLGDLAGGFMNSLFAGTNPALGTVTPFAKGGVIATPSYFPLGTSSGLVGERGPEAIMPLARGSDGRLGVAGGGGAVNVTFNVAASDARSFVQSEAEISAMLLRAVKRGTRSS; from the coding sequence ATGGCCGATGAGCTGTTTCCCGATGGCTTCGAACGCGAGCTCGGCGATGTGTCGCTGGAGCTCGAGCGGATCGAGGACCTGGCGGCCGGCGTGGCGCGCAGTGTGTCCACCGGCTTTCGCGGCGCACTGCTCGACGGCAAGTCGCTCAAAGCCATGCTGGGCGATATTGCGCAGGGCTTTGCCGATATCGCGCTGAAAGCCGCCTTCAAACCGCTCGGCGATCTCGCAGGTGGTTTTATGAATTCCCTGTTTGCCGGGACCAATCCGGCGCTCGGCACAGTCACACCCTTCGCCAAGGGCGGGGTGATCGCGACGCCGAGCTATTTTCCACTGGGCACGTCGTCAGGCCTGGTGGGGGAGCGCGGGCCGGAGGCAATCATGCCGCTGGCCCGCGGCTCCGATGGACGATTGGGCGTCGCCGGTGGTGGCGGCGCGGTCAACGTGACCTTCAATGTGGCGGCCAGCGATGCGCGCAGTTTCGTCCAGAGCGAGGCGGAGATTTCGGCCATGCTGCTGCGGGCGGTGAAGCGGGGGACACGGTCGAGTTAG
- a CDS encoding phage tail assembly chaperone, which produces MTPFPWEAAMRFGLGVLRLPPRDFWRMSPRELAAAWGAVVGDRGAPLGRRELDMLMERFPDGR; this is translated from the coding sequence ATGACGCCCTTTCCCTGGGAGGCGGCGATGCGCTTCGGGCTGGGCGTGCTGCGCCTGCCACCACGCGACTTCTGGCGCATGAGCCCGCGGGAGCTGGCGGCCGCCTGGGGCGCGGTGGTGGGCGATCGCGGGGCGCCGCTGGGGCGGCGTGAACTGGACATGCTGATGGAGCGCTTTCCCGATGGCCGATGA
- a CDS encoding gene transfer agent family protein, with protein sequence MRNHLRGEIDAEIGGERRVLCLTLGALAELESRLQAGDLVGLAERFGSGRVSARDLTAILGAGLRGGGNDISDDDLARFAIEGGLKGAAEIAARLLRATFGEAA encoded by the coding sequence ATGAGAAATCACCTGCGGGGTGAAATCGACGCTGAGATCGGCGGCGAGCGGAGGGTTTTGTGCCTGACGCTGGGGGCGCTGGCGGAGCTGGAGAGCCGGTTGCAGGCGGGGGATCTCGTCGGGTTGGCTGAGCGGTTCGGCAGTGGACGGGTGTCGGCGCGGGACCTGACGGCGATCCTGGGCGCCGGGCTGCGTGGCGGCGGCAATGACATTTCCGACGATGACCTGGCGCGCTTTGCCATCGAGGGCGGGTTGAAGGGCGCGGCCGAGATCGCGGCGCGCCTGCTGAGGGCAACCTTTGGAGAGGCAGCATGA
- a CDS encoding phage major tail protein, TP901-1 family produces the protein MAAQSGKNMLLKLDQTGSGSFLTVAGLRTRSLAFNASSVDTTDQESAGRWRELLAGGGVKRASVSGAGVFKDGASDAQVRSLFFAGTIRNWQLTLPDFGTVQGPFQIVALEFAADHAGEVTFDLALESAGEVTFTAL, from the coding sequence ATGGCCGCACAGAGCGGGAAGAATATGTTGCTCAAGCTCGACCAGACCGGGTCGGGTAGTTTTCTCACCGTGGCCGGGCTGCGCACGCGGAGCCTGGCCTTCAATGCCTCGAGCGTCGACACGACCGACCAGGAAAGTGCCGGGCGCTGGCGCGAGCTTCTGGCGGGCGGCGGGGTGAAGCGCGCTTCGGTCAGCGGGGCGGGGGTGTTCAAGGATGGCGCCTCGGATGCGCAGGTGCGGAGCCTGTTCTTTGCCGGCACGATCCGCAACTGGCAGCTGACGCTTCCCGACTTCGGCACGGTGCAGGGCCCGTTCCAGATCGTGGCACTCGAATTTGCCGCCGACCATGCGGGCGAGGTGACGTTTGATCTCGCGCTGGAGAGTGCGGGCGAAGTGACGTTTACGGCGCTCTAG
- a CDS encoding DUF3168 domain-containing protein produces MQAIALLQGALVMALRADAELVALVGAEGVFDAVPKGRAAPYVVIARHDGIARDGDLAPVLEHRLLIHCWSDQPSRKRALDMAERVAAVAESFVATGIVVTHRDHLRTETMIDRNSGLARAAVTLRFFSEPI; encoded by the coding sequence ATGCAGGCGATTGCACTGTTGCAGGGGGCGCTGGTGATGGCGCTCCGGGCGGATGCTGAACTGGTGGCGCTGGTGGGCGCGGAGGGTGTTTTCGATGCCGTGCCCAAGGGGCGGGCGGCGCCCTATGTGGTGATTGCCCGGCATGACGGGATCGCAAGGGATGGCGACCTGGCGCCAGTGCTGGAGCACCGGCTGCTGATCCATTGTTGGAGCGACCAGCCGAGCCGCAAGCGGGCGCTGGATATGGCCGAAAGGGTGGCAGCGGTGGCCGAGAGCTTTGTGGCGACCGGCATCGTCGTGACGCATCGCGATCATCTGCGCACGGAAACGATGATCGACCGCAACAGCGGCCTGGCGCGCGCCGCAGTGACACTGCGGTTTTTCTCCGAGCCAATCTGA
- a CDS encoding phage head closure protein yields the protein MSGDIPPFGTLTDRVQLRRRETMDEEEGGQVALFVPISDLWARVRSLAGRQGTSMDGRAVEISHAVVLRFRNDVRPGDRIVYRGRNLDVVSAADLNGRKAYLSCACSETSFTG from the coding sequence GTGAGCGGGGATATCCCGCCCTTCGGCACGCTGACCGACCGGGTGCAGTTGCGACGCCGGGAAACCATGGACGAGGAGGAGGGCGGGCAGGTGGCGCTCTTCGTGCCGATCAGCGACCTCTGGGCGCGGGTGCGTAGTCTCGCCGGGCGGCAGGGCACCAGCATGGATGGCAGGGCGGTGGAAATTTCGCATGCCGTAGTGCTGCGCTTTCGCAATGACGTGCGGCCGGGCGACCGCATCGTCTATCGCGGGCGCAATCTGGATGTGGTGAGCGCGGCAGATCTCAATGGCCGCAAGGCCTATCTCAGCTGCGCCTGCAGCGAGACCAGTTTCACGGGGTAG
- a CDS encoding head-tail connector protein yields MISYLLAGPAEEPVSLGEARAFLKLDDTTEDALITTLIGAARLHVEGVTGRALVAQGWRLVLDDWPGDGQLRLPVTPFMAVTEITAFDVGGAAHVVPLGQFLSEPDRLLLPSLVTGMPVLRERQGIEVDYVAGFGVEPGNVPADIRQAILMLVAYWFEHRDAVIVAGSGALVPSSFDRMVGQYKRVRL; encoded by the coding sequence ATGATTTCATACCTTCTCGCGGGGCCCGCGGAGGAGCCGGTTTCGCTTGGCGAGGCGAGGGCGTTTCTCAAGCTCGATGACACGACCGAGGATGCGCTGATCACGACACTGATCGGGGCGGCGCGGTTGCATGTCGAGGGCGTGACCGGGCGGGCGCTGGTGGCGCAGGGCTGGCGGCTGGTGCTGGATGACTGGCCGGGGGACGGCCAGCTGCGGCTTCCCGTGACGCCTTTCATGGCGGTGACGGAGATCACCGCTTTTGACGTAGGCGGCGCGGCGCATGTGGTGCCGCTGGGGCAGTTTTTGAGCGAGCCGGATCGGCTGCTGTTGCCATCACTGGTAACCGGCATGCCCGTGCTGCGGGAGCGGCAGGGGATCGAGGTGGACTATGTCGCCGGGTTCGGTGTCGAGCCGGGCAATGTGCCAGCGGACATTCGCCAGGCGATCCTGATGCTGGTGGCCTATTGGTTCGAGCATCGCGACGCGGTGATCGTGGCTGGTTCAGGTGCTCTGGTGCCGTCGAGCTTTGATCGCATGGTCGGCCAGTACAAGCGGGTGCGGCTGTGA
- a CDS encoding phage major capsid protein yields the protein MDMTSDGLETKAGAGSDIAALFAEFSGAFEEFKRTNDQRIAEIEKRGSADTLLEGKLDRLNAVLDGQKAALDRVALERARPALDGKAASLGGEYKAAFASYVKRGEEKALQIGVNADGGYVVPPETETEITRLMTAVSPIRAIAGVRQVSGAVYKRPISVTGPQVGWVGETAARPVTNSQTLAELSYPTMELYAMPAATSAFLDDAAVDVGQWIAEEVNAAFAAQETTAFVTGNGVNKPTGFLAATAVNEINWSWGNLGYVPTGVAGALPATSASDVLIDLVYALKAGYRQNASWVMNRKTQGTLRKLKDADGNYLWQPAATADGKARFMGFDLVEAEDMPGIAAGSMSIAFGDFKRGYLIVDRQGVSVLRDPFSSKPYVLFYTTKRVGGGIADYDAIKLLKFAVS from the coding sequence ATGGACATGACCAGTGACGGCCTTGAAACCAAGGCCGGCGCGGGGAGCGACATTGCTGCGCTCTTCGCCGAATTTTCCGGCGCCTTCGAGGAATTCAAGCGCACCAATGACCAGCGCATCGCCGAGATCGAAAAGCGCGGCTCGGCCGATACGCTGCTCGAAGGCAAGCTGGATCGGCTGAACGCCGTGCTCGACGGGCAGAAGGCGGCGCTCGACCGCGTGGCGCTGGAGCGCGCCCGTCCGGCGCTCGATGGCAAGGCGGCGTCGCTCGGCGGCGAATACAAGGCGGCTTTCGCGTCCTACGTCAAGCGCGGCGAGGAAAAGGCGCTGCAGATCGGCGTCAATGCCGATGGCGGCTATGTGGTGCCGCCCGAGACCGAGACCGAGATCACCAGGCTGATGACGGCGGTATCGCCGATCCGCGCCATTGCCGGCGTGCGGCAGGTGAGTGGCGCGGTCTACAAGCGGCCGATTTCGGTCACCGGGCCGCAGGTGGGCTGGGTCGGCGAAACGGCGGCGCGGCCGGTGACCAATAGCCAGACCCTGGCCGAGCTCAGCTATCCGACCATGGAACTCTATGCCATGCCGGCGGCGACATCGGCCTTCCTCGACGATGCGGCGGTGGATGTCGGCCAGTGGATCGCCGAAGAGGTCAATGCGGCCTTTGCGGCGCAGGAAACCACGGCCTTCGTCACTGGCAATGGCGTCAACAAGCCGACGGGGTTCCTGGCGGCAACTGCGGTCAACGAGATCAACTGGAGCTGGGGAAACCTCGGCTATGTGCCGACCGGCGTGGCGGGTGCGCTGCCGGCAACCAGTGCCAGCGATGTGCTGATCGATCTGGTCTATGCGCTCAAGGCTGGTTATCGGCAGAATGCCAGCTGGGTGATGAACCGCAAGACGCAAGGGACCCTGCGCAAGCTCAAGGATGCGGACGGGAACTACCTGTGGCAGCCGGCAGCGACGGCCGATGGCAAGGCAAGGTTCATGGGCTTTGACCTGGTCGAGGCCGAGGACATGCCCGGGATTGCGGCGGGGTCGATGTCGATTGCCTTTGGCGATTTCAAGCGGGGGTATCTGATCGTCGACCGCCAGGGGGTGAGCGTGCTGCGCGACCCGTTCAGCAGCAAGCCCTATGTGCTGTTTTATACGACCAAGCGGGTTGGTGGCGGGATTGCGGACTACGATGCGATCAAGCTGCTGAAGTTTGCTGTCAGCTGA
- a CDS encoding HK97 family phage prohead protease, whose protein sequence is MGAIAIEADGRFSGYASLFNILDSGGDVVMPGAFAKSLGKRRDRVRMLFQHDPKEPVGIWETIAEDGHGLFVAGRLVPGVERADALRRLIAQGALDGLSIGFRTVRATREGGTRKLWQIELFEISIVTFPMMEAARIAPASLSTGAAIVAATDAIRNR, encoded by the coding sequence ATGGGCGCCATTGCCATCGAGGCGGATGGACGGTTTTCGGGCTATGCCAGCCTGTTCAATATTCTCGACAGCGGTGGCGACGTGGTCATGCCGGGGGCCTTTGCCAAAAGCCTCGGCAAGCGGCGCGACCGCGTCCGCATGCTGTTCCAGCATGATCCCAAGGAGCCGGTCGGCATCTGGGAGACCATTGCCGAGGATGGGCATGGGCTGTTCGTTGCCGGGCGGCTGGTGCCGGGGGTCGAGCGCGCGGATGCGCTGCGCAGGCTGATCGCGCAGGGGGCGCTGGATGGTTTGTCCATCGGCTTCCGCACCGTCAGGGCGACCCGCGAGGGGGGCACGCGCAAACTCTGGCAGATCGAGTTGTTTGAAATCTCGATCGTCACCTTTCCGATGATGGAGGCGGCGCGCATCGCGCCGGCCTCGCTTTCCACCGGCGCTGCCATTGTGGCGGCGACCGACGCTATCCGTAACCGATAG
- a CDS encoding phage portal protein, translating to MPNWINRLFRGGANTPVEAKAFAGHSLLSLSQLGAANWSGRGFASLVNQGFARNPVVYRCIRLIAETANRVPLVVSENGKRLDEHPLKDLLGRPNGRQSGSELLEAVYAYLQTSGNAYLQAGIVDGAVRGLFGLRPDRMKVVAGADGWPEAYDYTAGGRTIRLRQDGGPVAAVLHLALFHPADDHYGMAPLEAAQTSMDIHNAAAEWNKALLDNAARPSGALVYSAGAQGMTRDQFDRLKVELEENFTGTGNAGRPMLLEGGLDWKTIALSPRDMDFIEARHAAARDIALAFGVPPMLLGIPGDNTYANLAEANRALWRQTLIPLVLRVADELSTWLGPAFGGAVVTPDFDGVEALAEDRAALWARVSAAEFLTDAEKRALVGM from the coding sequence ATGCCGAACTGGATCAACCGCCTGTTTCGCGGCGGAGCAAACACGCCTGTCGAAGCCAAGGCCTTTGCCGGGCATTCGCTGCTCAGCCTTAGCCAGCTCGGGGCGGCGAACTGGAGTGGGCGGGGGTTTGCGAGCCTCGTGAACCAGGGCTTTGCCCGCAACCCGGTGGTCTATCGCTGTATACGACTGATTGCCGAAACGGCCAATCGGGTGCCGTTGGTGGTGAGCGAGAATGGCAAGCGGCTGGATGAGCATCCGCTGAAGGACCTGCTCGGCCGGCCCAATGGGCGGCAGTCGGGCAGTGAATTGCTCGAGGCGGTTTATGCCTATCTGCAGACCAGTGGCAACGCCTATCTGCAGGCGGGAATCGTCGATGGGGCGGTCAGGGGCCTGTTTGGCCTGCGGCCGGACCGGATGAAGGTTGTGGCCGGGGCGGACGGTTGGCCGGAGGCCTATGACTATACCGCCGGCGGGCGGACGATCCGGCTGCGCCAGGATGGCGGGCCGGTCGCGGCGGTGTTGCACCTGGCGCTGTTTCATCCGGCGGACGACCACTATGGCATGGCGCCGCTCGAAGCGGCGCAGACCAGCATGGACATCCACAATGCTGCCGCCGAATGGAACAAGGCGCTGCTCGACAATGCGGCGCGGCCGAGCGGGGCGCTGGTCTATTCGGCCGGCGCCCAGGGCATGACGCGGGACCAGTTTGATCGGCTGAAGGTCGAGCTGGAGGAGAATTTTACCGGCACGGGCAATGCCGGTCGGCCGATGCTGCTCGAAGGCGGGCTGGACTGGAAGACGATCGCACTGTCGCCGCGCGACATGGATTTCATCGAGGCGCGCCACGCGGCGGCGCGGGATATCGCCCTGGCCTTCGGCGTGCCACCCATGCTGCTCGGCATTCCGGGCGACAATACCTATGCCAATCTCGCCGAGGCCAATCGCGCGCTATGGCGACAGACGCTGATCCCTCTGGTGCTGCGGGTGGCGGATGAACTCAGCACCTGGCTGGGCCCGGCGTTTGGCGGGGCGGTGGTGACGCCGGACTTCGATGGGGTCGAGGCGCTGGCCGAGGACCGCGCGGCGCTCTGGGCCAGGGTCAGTGCGGCGGAGTTTTTGACGGATGCGGAGAAGCGGGCGCTGGTGGGGATGTGA
- a CDS encoding type II toxin-antitoxin system VapC family toxin → MSLLLDTNILSDLRRRREGREKLFAWRDTVAGQAKYISVMSLMEIEDGILRSEHRHDAHVPALRMWFSSLLQQFDRATLSVDTEVALMTSRLQRIRTVPMNDAIIAATALVHNLTVVTRDEHDFRDLGLRIINPWT, encoded by the coding sequence TTGAGCCTGCTCCTCGACACAAATATCCTGTCGGACCTGCGTCGACGCCGCGAGGGGCGCGAGAAGCTGTTTGCCTGGCGTGACACCGTCGCCGGTCAGGCCAAATACATCTCGGTCATGTCCCTGATGGAGATCGAGGACGGCATCTTGCGCTCGGAACATCGCCACGACGCCCATGTCCCGGCGCTCCGCATGTGGTTCTCAAGCCTGCTGCAACAGTTCGATCGAGCCACGCTCAGTGTTGACACAGAGGTCGCCCTGATGACCTCCAGACTGCAGCGCATTCGAACCGTCCCGATGAATGATGCCATCATTGCCGCAACCGCCCTTGTGCACAACCTGACGGTCGTCACTCGTGACGAGCACGACTTCAGGGATCTCGGTCTGCGTATCATCAACCCCTGGACCTAA
- a CDS encoding terminase family protein — protein sequence MTNTTAADGRTQVAAMVDGEVDAKLYDWSHWSYEQQREPEGDWTTWLFMGGRGCGKTRTGAEWVRSLAQRKISPIALVGENMAEALTIMVRGDSGIVDVCADGEQPTIKGNRLVWPNGVEAFLMSASDPDRFRGPQFAAAWCDEVAKWPNAEAAWDQLQFGLRLGDRPRQLATTTPRPIPLLRRLLADEHTVVRHMRTQDNHAHLAPRFLDDVVGRYKGSVLGRQELDGELIEDMPDALWQRSMFRRFEGGAVERIVVAVDPPVTGTSRSDACGIVVAGRVGEGAAVLEDCTMHAVQPMQWARRAVAAFHAHGADAIVVEVNQGGDLVREVIRQADAQVPIREVRASRGKWTRAEPVAALYGRGLVSHGDGLTALEDEMCAFRLDGLSNGHSPDRVDALVWAVTDLMLGPMGPRIRRLW from the coding sequence TTGACCAATACAACCGCCGCTGATGGAAGAACCCAGGTCGCCGCAATGGTCGACGGCGAGGTGGATGCCAAGCTCTACGACTGGTCGCACTGGTCCTACGAACAGCAGCGCGAGCCCGAGGGCGACTGGACGACCTGGCTGTTCATGGGTGGGCGGGGTTGCGGCAAGACTCGGACCGGCGCCGAATGGGTGCGCAGCCTCGCGCAACGCAAGATATCGCCCATCGCTCTGGTGGGCGAGAACATGGCCGAGGCGCTGACCATCATGGTGCGCGGCGACAGCGGCATCGTCGATGTCTGCGCCGATGGCGAGCAGCCCACGATCAAGGGCAACCGGCTGGTCTGGCCCAATGGGGTGGAGGCTTTCCTGATGTCCGCGTCCGATCCCGATCGCTTCCGGGGGCCTCAGTTCGCGGCCGCCTGGTGCGACGAGGTAGCCAAATGGCCCAATGCGGAAGCGGCATGGGACCAGTTGCAGTTTGGCCTCAGGCTGGGCGACCGGCCAAGGCAATTGGCGACGACGACGCCACGGCCGATCCCGCTGCTGCGGCGACTGCTGGCCGATGAGCACACCGTGGTGCGCCATATGCGAACGCAGGATAATCACGCCCATCTGGCTCCACGCTTTCTCGACGACGTCGTGGGTCGCTACAAGGGCTCCGTGCTCGGGCGGCAGGAGCTGGATGGGGAGCTGATCGAGGACATGCCGGATGCGCTGTGGCAGCGATCCATGTTCCGGCGTTTCGAGGGGGGCGCGGTGGAACGCATTGTCGTCGCGGTGGATCCGCCGGTGACGGGGACATCGCGATCCGATGCTTGCGGCATCGTCGTGGCCGGCCGGGTCGGCGAGGGCGCGGCGGTGCTGGAGGATTGCACCATGCATGCGGTGCAGCCCATGCAATGGGCGCGCCGGGCGGTGGCGGCCTTTCATGCGCATGGTGCGGATGCCATCGTGGTGGAGGTCAATCAGGGCGGGGACCTGGTGCGCGAGGTGATCCGACAGGCCGATGCCCAGGTGCCGATCCGCGAGGTGCGGGCCAGCCGGGGCAAGTGGACAAGGGCCGAGCCGGTGGCAGCGCTCTATGGGCGCGGGCTGGTGAGCCACGGCGACGGGCTGACCGCGCTGGAGGACGAAATGTGCGCCTTCCGGCTCGATGGGCTGAGCAATGGCCACTCCCCGGACCGGGTCGATGCGCTGGTCTGGGCTGTGACAGACCTGATGCTGGGGCCGATGGGGCCGCGGATCAGGCGGTTGTGGTGA
- the fabA gene encoding bifunctional 3-hydroxydecanoyl-ACP dehydratase/trans-2-decenoyl-ACP isomerase: protein MFNPADHHVPQSSYSKLDLLNSANGGYFGPGNAQLPAPPMLMMDRITEITLDGGPHGKGHVVAELDISPDLWFFNCHFPGDPVMPGCLGLDAMWQVVGFWLGWSGSPGKGRASGVGEVKFRGEITPQTRLVRYEIDMRQVRRGRLVVGAADGRVFADGALVYQAHDMKVSLIAPVA, encoded by the coding sequence GTGTTCAATCCCGCCGACCATCACGTGCCGCAATCGTCCTACAGCAAGCTCGACCTGCTGAACTCCGCCAATGGCGGCTATTTCGGGCCCGGCAATGCGCAATTGCCGGCGCCGCCCATGCTGATGATGGACCGCATTACCGAGATCACGCTCGACGGCGGTCCGCATGGCAAGGGCCATGTCGTGGCCGAACTCGATATCAGTCCCGACCTCTGGTTCTTCAATTGCCATTTCCCCGGCGATCCGGTGATGCCGGGGTGCCTGGGGCTCGATGCCATGTGGCAGGTGGTCGGCTTCTGGCTTGGCTGGTCCGGGTCGCCCGGCAAGGGCCGCGCCTCGGGCGTGGGGGAGGTGAAATTCCGCGGCGAGATCACACCACAGACCCGGCTGGTGCGCTACGAGATTGACATGCGCCAGGTGCGGCGCGGCCGATTGGTGGTTGGCGCCGCCGATGGCCGCGTCTTCGCCGATGGTGCGCTGGTCTATCAGGCGCATGACATGAAGGTTAGCCTGATCGCCCCGGTCGCCTGA
- a CDS encoding phosphotransferase, which translates to MLKLYRDGAGKAAAFREAATLALLEDTGLPIPGVVAAGLYDGRWGVEMSRAARPAVAWDAPAIAALHIRIHQVRGKPLPALKSRLRRDIGNARQLDDALRSKLLSRLDTLAEGDALCHGDFHPGNIMGSAAAPVVVDWLDAATGPSEADACRSYLLFLHHAPALAEPYLDAYSTLAGRPRDTILAWLPIVAAARLAEGVHDEVARLLALAAG; encoded by the coding sequence GTGCTCAAGCTCTACCGGGACGGCGCAGGCAAGGCGGCCGCCTTTCGCGAAGCCGCCACGCTGGCCCTCCTCGAGGACACGGGCCTCCCCATACCCGGGGTCGTGGCCGCTGGGCTCTACGACGGGCGCTGGGGGGTGGAAATGAGCCGCGCCGCCCGGCCCGCTGTGGCCTGGGACGCCCCAGCGATCGCGGCGCTGCATATCCGCATCCACCAGGTTCGCGGCAAGCCGCTGCCCGCGCTCAAATCGAGACTGCGGCGCGATATCGGCAATGCCCGCCAGCTGGATGACGCGCTGCGCAGCAAGCTGCTGTCGCGGCTCGACACTCTCGCCGAAGGCGACGCGCTCTGCCATGGCGATTTCCATCCCGGCAATATCATGGGCAGCGCGGCAGCACCCGTCGTCGTCGACTGGCTCGACGCGGCCACAGGGCCATCCGAGGCCGATGCCTGTCGCAGCTATCTGCTGTTCCTGCACCACGCGCCTGCCTTGGCCGAGCCCTATCTCGACGCCTATTCGACCCTTGCGGGGCGACCACGCGACACTATCCTGGCCTGGCTGCCGATCGTCGCGGCGGCTCGCCTCGCCGAAGGTGTCCATGACGAGGTTGCGCGCCTTCTGGCGCTGGCCGCCGGCTGA